The Methanorbis furvi region ATGTCGATGTTCTCCAGTTTCATGGATTTGCGGATGGTGAACAGGTCCAATAGTGTCTGGGACGGATGCTGGCCTGCGCCGTCACCGCCATTGATGACCGGAACGGATGCTACTTCGCTCGCGAGCCGTGCGGCTCCTTCTTTGGGATGGCGCAGTACGATTGCGTCGGCGTAACCGGAGATGACGCGGATGGTGTCGGAGAGTGTTTCTCCTTTGGCGATTGAGGAGGCTTCGACACTTCCGAGGTTGAGAATTTTTCCGCCAAGCCGCATCATTGCGGAGGCGAAGGACATTCTGGTTCTGGTACTTGGTTCAAAAAAGAGCACGGCAAGAATTTTTCCCTCAAGTTCATGTCCGGTGAACTTTTTTTGATCAAACTTTGCAGCAGCCGTGAGAAGAGCGTCAATTTCTTCACGGTCCATGTCCCGTACAGACAGGATATTTTTTTGATCATGTGTCATGGGTTTTTGTCCAACTCTGATATGTGTATTTGTTGCGGGAGAGATAAATAATGGTCGTCTTGGTTTCTTGATCAGAAAAAATATATTTGAAAAAAAATTATTCAAACCCCATTCTTCTCCAGATACGCCGCAGTTCGTTTCGCAACATTCTCCTTCAGATTCTCATAAAAGAAAGCATAATCATTCGTATGAAACACTCCTTCCGCAAACAGTTCCGGAGTGGAATACACTGCCGGATCAGGGGAGTCGGCAATGAGAACTATCGAACCGTCAACCTCTGCAAGATATGCGCCGGTAAAGTTCGCCACTCGGGAAGACACACTACCGTTCTCGAAAAATACCGCACCATAGTTCTCATCAGCAGACGCATACGTCCCGTCCGTCTTCCAGTTCAGCGGATTAATTCCGATCGATCCCGGAAGCACAACAACATTCTCACCAGAAAGCTCTGGCGCCTGCGTGTGATACGTGATGATAACGCCAGTATCAAGCTCGCCGGTTGCAGGTTTCAGCTGACCGTACTGGGCAAGCTCAAACTCAGAGACGGTATAGCCGATAGGATACGCAGCCACCAGCTTTCCCTGAAGCTCGGGATCAACGAACAGATCGATCATCAGCTGCTTGATCCGGTATGACCCCTGCGAGTGTCCGGCAAGAATGAACGGCTTTCCATCATTGTAGTTCTCCAGATAATAAAGGAACGCAGCCTTCGCATCTTCGTAGGCAAGTTGTCCTGCGACATACTGATCTTCTGTCCAGGTGCCGTTACCGATCATCGAGTAGAGACCGGTCTGCCGGTAGTATGGGGCGTAGACATTTGCCGTCTCCTCATAGACACCTTTGTTCGTCATCACATTCACCACTGCCCGATCCCGGGCTGCCGGATCACTCAGGTTCATCGAGTCAACGTACAAGTTCGTGGCCAGAGTCGGGTAGAGATAGAAAACATCAACCGCTTTCTGTTCAGCAGATGCGTTCGGCACCATCACCCAGTTTTCCGCAAGCGAGTAGTCAAGCGGCTGGTAGGGCGAGTCGCTCACGGGCTCCGGAGTGACGCAGCCTGCAGAAATGATCACAAGAAAAAGGAGGGGAAGCAAGAAATATCGTTTGTCCATGGAAAACAATTGGCGGTTATCCTACATAAGTGATACTGGGTTTCTCGCGAAAATTTGAAACGCGAAGAATGCGAATAGCGCGAATCGCATGCCTTCCACACGCCGTTCCGTCGTGTTTTGCTCCTCCTTTCAGGAGTCGCTTCGGCCTGCTCACCGCTTCGCACGCCGTTCCGTCGTGCTCACTGCTTCGCAGCTTCGCGGAATAAAAAAATCGCCAATGGTGATTTTTATCGAGTTCTGCAGTTCGTGTTTCAAAAACGCGTCACATAAATTCTATTGGAAAAATCGCCATTGGCGATTTTTTATTTTTTATTCGCGCTATTCGCGTTTCATCAAACCGAAAACGAAACACCATACACCCTCTCAGGCACCAGCGAATGCACCCGCCACATATCCTCACTCGTCACAACCCCCTCCTGAATCATCCGCTGCATCTTGCGGGGAACCGACCGCGGACCATTCACCGCCCCAGGCCGTGAAAGATCATCCATATAATCACTCTCAAGCGTGAACTCGCGTTTCTCCAAAAACCAGTCCGCAAGAAACGGCTCCCTGACCGTCACTGACGGATGAAGCGGCGTCTCAGTAGTCGCAAAATGTTTCACCACACGAGAAGGATTCATCCCAACTGCTCTTGCCATATCAGGCACATCCAAACAAGGTCCGCTCTCTGCATGAATTTGTAAAGAACAGTCCAGCTCCCTTGCAAGCATCAAAGCATGGGAAAGCACGCGGTTTGACGCATCCCACACATTCTGCTCGACCGGATAATGGGGACGGCCTGACTTCAGACCAATCGCTTTCCCTTCCGCCACATACTCAGCCGCCACATCCAAAGCCCCGCACATCAAACGCTCCGCATCCATCAAACTCATCCGCTGAGTTAGCCTCCCGATCTCAGCAGGATGCACACCGCACATCGCATAACAACCGCAGCCCTCAGTTCGCACCGCGTCCGCAGTTGCCAACAACTCATCAAACACAGCCCGGAAATCCTCAGGCTTCGTTGGAGAGATCTCATGCGACCAGGACGGCAGAGACACCAGAACAATATGCGTCCCCCCAGACCGCATAAACTCCCGAACTACTGAGGGACCAACACCTGCCCGACGATTAATATGAAAATGATCATCCAGAATCGGAAAAGACTCAGACATTTTCAGTCAAGAATCTTCATCATCGGATAACCATTCTCAAACTTCAGCTGCGCCCGACAGACAGCATTCCCGAACTTCGTCTCAATCACCGCATCATACATCGCACCAGTCAGCTCCGAGTACCCAAACGGATTCTCATTCATCAGCGTTCGGTCCAGACGCACCTCAATATGCGTCACATACGGCTGAAGCGAGACCGCACTCTCAATTGCCGCCTCAACCTTCTCAGCCGTTGACCTGCTGATAGGCGTTCCCACAAACTGGTGGTAAAGTGCACCAAGTTTAATCGCTGCTTCAAACACTGCATTTTCTCGATCAGTTGCCATTGTTATTTCCTCACAAAAGTTTTACCGTATCATTGCGCGGCGAAATAATATCGCCCGACCGCTTGAGTTTGTCCAGAAGTTTCTCAACCTCATCTTTACCATATTTGTGCTGACTCACCATCGTATCAATCACATTATCAATCTTTGCCGAACCCGCACCCTCAGCAAGAATCTTGATCGTCTCACGAAGAATACGTGTCATGTCGCGGCTGGATTTCGTGATGCCGGTCGCAACCCGATCGATATCAATCGTGCCGGACGCAGGATCGTAGGCGACCTGCTTAAGACAGGTGTCCACGATCTTTACCACACGTTTCGCATCATCGACATCGATCTCATCAGCAAGTCTGACGCGGGCGCTCGCTTCTGCGAGCCTCACAAGTGCTTCCAGCTGACGGGCGGTAACCGGCACCGGTTTGTCGGAATCAATTGCGACGCTGCGGAGATTCTGATAGTACTGCACCAAAATCTCTTTTGCATCATCGGTCAGCATCGGGAAACAGTTTCGTTTCGCATACGCGAGATATTTGCGGAGCAGGACAGCATCGATCTCAGGCATGACCGGAGCGAGTTCGCGTTTGAAGTACTCATCGTCAGCGCCCGGAATCGGATGCTTTTTGTGATGCATGATCTTCTCGCCTGCCATGTGGGACTTTAAGATGTGGTTTGCGATGTTTAAGTCGCGGACCGCGTCAGGTTTGTCCTTCATAATAAAGATCAGATCAAAACGCGAGAGCAGCGAAGGCGGCATGTTGACCTGCTCGGAGATGTTGGAGAACTCGTCGAACCGTCCGAGCTTCGGGTTTGCTGCGCCAAGAAGCGAGCAGCGGGTACGAAGCGTTGCGTTGATGCCGGCTTTTGCCACCGAGATGGACTGCTGTTCCATTGCTTCGTGCAGGGAGGAGCGGTCGTCCTTTTGCATCTTGTCCATTTCATCGACTGCGGCAATTCCTTTGTCGGCAAGTACGAGCGCTCCTGCTTCCAGCGTCCAGCGTCCGTCGCCGAGATCGTCTTTGACTGCAGCCGCAGTGAGACCTGCGGAGGATGCGGACTTTCCTGAGGTGTAGATGCCGCGGGGAGCGAGTTTGATGACGTAGCGAAGCAGCTGCGACTTTGCGATACCCGGGTCTCCGACAAGGAGGACGTGAATGTCTCCCCTGAGACTACTGCCGTCAGGCATCTCTTTGGCGATGCCGCCAAACATCTGGAGAGCAATTGCTTCTTTGACTTCGTCGTTTCCGTAGATGGTTGGGGCGATGGATCTGGCGATTTTTCCGTAGACACCAGGGTCAGTCGCCATGTCTTTGATGGTCTCTTCGTCCTCTTCGCTGATGTTGACCTCTTCGAATTCTTTGATGGAGATCTCTATAGAATTACATTCAACGAAGAGGTCAAAGACGGTGCTTTTCTGTCCTGCGGTGATTCGCTGCACACTTCTGAGAATGCCGTTGACAATCACGCGGTCGCCCGGAGATACAATTCCGCAGATGTCGTCAACGATGTCGATGTCGATGTTCTGCGGCTGTTCGCCGCCGCGGAGTCCTTCGGGTGTTTCCTGAATGCGGAGTTTCTGGGAGTCGATGAAGGTGGATCTGTTCTGGACGAGTTCGAGTTTTTTCTGGGTGCACTCTGCGTTGCCGCAGACGTCTGGTTCGGTGTAGGTGCCGTAATCCTGGGCTTTGTAGGTGAAGTGGCCTGCTGGACAGCGGAATGCGCCGATTACGAGCCGAGGACGAACTTCGGTGACGCGGCGGATGATGCCGTCGACGCTGACGAATTTGTTGATGTGTTCGGCACGGATGTCTCGAATTTGGGTTTTTCTGGGAAGGTGAATGAATCTGATGTTGATTCCTGTGATGATGTCTTCGGAGATGTCGTTTCCTTCGCGGTCTTTGCGGCTGATGAGGTGGCCGGTTCTGATTGCGTCACGGATGTCTTCGAGTGTTTTGCCGGGGCGTTCGAGCAGTTCGTCAGCAAGGATGGTTCCGGTTTTGCCGTAGCCTTCGAGGACGTCGTAGCCGATGGTGAGGGATTTGGTGTACGGGTATTCGCGGGCGAGTTTGTTTAAGTCGGTTTTGTACTTCTTTTTCAGAAATACACCCCACTCTTCAGAGCGGTCGATGATTTCGAGTTCTGCTGCCACGTTCTCCCTCCTGTTGTTTATGAGGTTTGATGCGTGAAGGATTAAGGGTTTGGAATGTCTGGGTGTGGGGGGTACAAATGTTTATCGGAGAGTTTGTCCTAATACTTTTCACATGAAGTATGGGTTGCTGGCTGCTGTTGTTCTGTTTTTGGCAGCTGTGGTGTTGTCTGCGGGTTGTGTTGGGTTTCCTCCCGCCGAAGACCCTCTTGCCGGAGATCCTGCTCTTGGGACTTGGGTTGGAAATAGACTGATTACTAAGATTGATTCCGATACTGGTGAGAAAGTGAATATTTCCAGGAGTTGTATGATCAAGATTCGGGAGGACGGCAGATGTACTATGAGCTACAGTCATGGTGAGGGAGAAGGTCCCGGCATTTATCGTTCTTTCAGTGGGGTTGTTACTGTTTCCAAACAGGATAACTTCTATATCATTGATGCCTCTTCTGCGGGGATCTTTGTGATGACTCTTTCTGAGGATGGTTATGTGAAGATGATGACGCCCTATGGTTCGGAGCTTTATCTTCAAAGAGGCGAGGCCTGATTTTTTTTCTTTTTTTATTCTGGCTCGGATTTGTATAATATAAGGAAGTGTTTTTCTCTATATGTGTTTTCCGTGGTTATTCCGAGTGAGGCCAAGGACAAGACATCCTTTTTCCTTATGCTATTTCGCACCACGGAACTCCTACTGAAAAAAATTTCTAAAAATTTTCGTTCCGGCATCTGTTATGTTCCAAGCGGAACAGTTTGTACTTACCATTATACGTTTTGAAGGAGTATGATATTTCTATGAAATGGTTCATTGTACCTGTTGCTGTTATTCTTACAGCTCTGCTGCTGACAGCCGGATGTATCGGGACTGATACTCCCGTACAACAATCGTTATCAGAAAAACCTCTTGGCACTTGGGTAGTGATGCTCACTTCCGAAACAGTAAACTGCACTGAGAGATATGACAGCTATGAACTGAGACTTTGGGAGAATGAGTCCGGCACCGTGATATATTCCCATACGGAAAAAGTGAATAACCAGACATCTACCACCACGCATCAGATGGAAGGACCAGTCATTAAAAACGAAAATGCCTACACCATTGTCACTGAAAATGACGGTAACTTTACGCTGACATTCTCCACAGATACCAATTACTGGGGACCAGAGATTCTGACTCTGCCGGATGGAACAGAAGTAACGAATGAATTAATCTACACCGTGTACGAAACCTCCAGCATCGACAGTGCGCCAAGCAGCACATGGGACTCGCCCAAAGAACCGGTCGGACTCTGGACAACAACCCTTCCCTCAAAAATTGTGAACGGAACAGAAGTTGTAGTTAATTACTCCCTGCTGTTCCTTGGAAACGACACTGCCGCCGTAACCTATGAAGAAACACAGTTCAATCATGAAGAAACAGAGTTCTATAATTATCAGACAACAACCCTTCTCCTTACAGAAGAAGGAACAATGACCAATGAAGGAAATAATTACACCATTACCACCGACAATCTCGGTAACTTTACCATGATCTGTTCCTTCACCGAAGACGGAGTATGGGAAGCGGGACCCGTGGTTTTACCGGATGGAACACTAATTGCAGACTACTGGCATTTGATCACCTACGACAACATCTACACCTGAATCACTCACCCCCAATAAGAGGAAAATAATCTTCTCTTATCTCTTTTCTCACCCTCATTACACATCTATAAATTCCCGCAAACCAAAATAGTACCTGTAAATTGAGGCTGGATTTATCTCCCGCCTCTGGTGAAAAACATGAAAAACGATGACTCTACCGTATCCACAGGATACCAGTCGGATCGTGTCTATATCTTTGACACAACGCTCCGTGACGGCGAACAATCTCCCGGCGCAACCATGACCCTACAGGAGAAGGTGCGTCTCGCCCGTCAGCTTGAGCTACTCGGCGTAGATATCATCGAAGCAGGATTCCCTGCCGCAAGCCCGGGCGACTTCGAAGCAGTCCGTGCAGTCTCAGAAACGGTCACCAACTGTCAGGTCGCAGGACTCTGCCGAGCGGTTGCCGCAGACATCGACCGTGCATGGGAAGCCCTCAAACATGCAGCCAACCCGCGAATCCATGTATTTCTCGCAACCAGCCCGATCCACATGGAACACAAACTCAGGAAAACCCCTGACCAAGTTCTTGAAATGGCAGAAAAAGCCGTTCGGCACGCAGCATCCCTCACCAAAAACGTCGAATTCTCCGCAGAAGACGCATCCCGCAGTGAACTCCCGTTCCTTGCAAAAGTCGTTGAAACCGTTATTGACGCAGGAGCCACAACCGTCAACATCCCTGACACGGTAGGGTACATCCAGCCCGGAGAGTACGCAAACATCATCCGCTACCTCGCCGAAAACGTCAAAAATATCAACAAAGCAGTAATCTCCGTTCACTGCCATGACGACCTCGGCCTTGCCGTTGCAAACAGCCTTGCCGCAGTAAAAGCAGGCGCCCGCCAGATCGAATGCACCATCAACGGCATCGGTGAACGTGCAGGAAATACCGCAATGGACGAAGCAGTCATGAACCTCAACGTCCGCAGCGACTACTACCAGTGCAACTGCGGCATCATCACCGAACAACTCTATCCAACCGCACGAACCCTTTCCCACATCATCGGAATGCCAATCCCTGCAAACAAAGCAATTGTCGGTGCCAACGCATTCGCCCACGAATCCGGCATTCATCAGGACGGCGTCCTCAAATGCCGCGAAACATACGAGATCATGGACGCAGCATCCATAGGAAAAACCGGCAACGACATGGTCTTAGGCAAACACTCAGGCCGTCACGCAATCAAAGCCAAAGTCGAAGAACTCGGCTACACCTTAAACGACGACCAGATAACAATCGTCTCAGACGCAGTCAAAAAACTCGCAGACATCAAAAAAGAGATCTTCTCCGAAGACGTCGAAGCAATCGTCCTTGAAGAAATCTTCAGAATGCCTGACAAGTTCAAACTCAAATACCTCCAGGTCCACGCAGGCAACGGCCCCATCCCCCCGAACGCCAGCGTCATCATGGAAGTAAACGGCGAAGACAAACAGCTGCACAACTTCGGCGTAGGACCAATCGACGCCGTCTTCAACACAATTGGCACCATCTCAGGATGCAAACCTGACCTCGAACAGTTCTCAGTAAACGCAATTACTGGCGGAACCGATGCACAGGGAGAAGTAACCGTTCGGCTGCGGAGAAACAACTACACCGCAATCGGCAGAGGAGCAGACCCTGACATTCTCGTTGCCGCAGGAAAAGCCTATGTGAACGCACTCAACCGCCTCGCCAAAAAAGTGGAGGAAAACCATGCATAGAACCATCGCAGAAAAAATTCTTCAGTCCAAAACCGACCAGAAGATCACCGGTTCCGGCCAGATCGTCAGATGCAAACTCTCGCTCGTTCTTGCAAATGACATCACTGCCCCCCTGGCAATCAAATCTTTCCGGGAAATGGGAGCAAACAAAGTCTTTGACAAAGACAAAG contains the following coding sequences:
- the pyrB gene encoding aspartate carbamoyltransferase gives rise to the protein MTHDQKNILSVRDMDREEIDALLTAAAKFDQKKFTGHELEGKILAVLFFEPSTRTRMSFASAMMRLGGKILNLGSVEASSIAKGETLSDTIRVISGYADAIVLRHPKEGAARLASEVASVPVINGGDGAGQHPSQTLLDLFTIRKSMKLENIDIGLQGDLRYGRTVHSLAAALTKYDDIRLHTIAPEGLDLPSHLKQDLTDAGMEIIVHENIEETIPELDVLYVTRLQRERFPDPAAFASFAATYRVTPELLEMAKPSMIVLHPLPRVDEIDPAVDKMPCAKYFQQAHYGVPIRMAMLNEVMRS
- a CDS encoding DUF3089 domain-containing protein produces the protein MSDSPYQPLDYSLAENWVMVPNASAEQKAVDVFYLYPTLATNLYVDSMNLSDPAARDRAVVNVMTNKGVYEETANVYAPYYRQTGLYSMIGNGTWTEDQYVAGQLAYEDAKAAFLYYLENYNDGKPFILAGHSQGSYRIKQLMIDLFVDPELQGKLVAAYPIGYTVSEFELAQYGQLKPATGELDTGVIITYHTQAPELSGENVVVLPGSIGINPLNWKTDGTYASADENYGAVFFENGSVSSRVANFTGAYLAEVDGSIVLIADSPDPAVYSTPELFAEGVFHTNDYAFFYENLKENVAKRTAAYLEKNGV
- a CDS encoding TatD family hydrolase: MSESFPILDDHFHINRRAGVGPSVVREFMRSGGTHIVLVSLPSWSHEISPTKPEDFRAVFDELLATADAVRTEGCGCYAMCGVHPAEIGRLTQRMSLMDAERLMCGALDVAAEYVAEGKAIGLKSGRPHYPVEQNVWDASNRVLSHALMLARELDCSLQIHAESGPCLDVPDMARAVGMNPSRVVKHFATTETPLHPSVTVREPFLADWFLEKREFTLESDYMDDLSRPGAVNGPRSVPRKMQRMIQEGVVTSEDMWRVHSLVPERVYGVSFSV
- a CDS encoding dihydroneopterin aldolase family protein, which gives rise to MATDRENAVFEAAIKLGALYHQFVGTPISRSTAEKVEAAIESAVSLQPYVTHIEVRLDRTLMNENPFGYSELTGAMYDAVIETKFGNAVCRAQLKFENGYPMMKILD
- a CDS encoding minichromosome maintenance protein MCM, yielding MAAELEIIDRSEEWGVFLKKKYKTDLNKLAREYPYTKSLTIGYDVLEGYGKTGTILADELLERPGKTLEDIRDAIRTGHLISRKDREGNDISEDIITGINIRFIHLPRKTQIRDIRAEHINKFVSVDGIIRRVTEVRPRLVIGAFRCPAGHFTYKAQDYGTYTEPDVCGNAECTQKKLELVQNRSTFIDSQKLRIQETPEGLRGGEQPQNIDIDIVDDICGIVSPGDRVIVNGILRSVQRITAGQKSTVFDLFVECNSIEISIKEFEEVNISEEDEETIKDMATDPGVYGKIARSIAPTIYGNDEVKEAIALQMFGGIAKEMPDGSSLRGDIHVLLVGDPGIAKSQLLRYVIKLAPRGIYTSGKSASSAGLTAAAVKDDLGDGRWTLEAGALVLADKGIAAVDEMDKMQKDDRSSLHEAMEQQSISVAKAGINATLRTRCSLLGAANPKLGRFDEFSNISEQVNMPPSLLSRFDLIFIMKDKPDAVRDLNIANHILKSHMAGEKIMHHKKHPIPGADDEYFKRELAPVMPEIDAVLLRKYLAYAKRNCFPMLTDDAKEILVQYYQNLRSVAIDSDKPVPVTARQLEALVRLAEASARVRLADEIDVDDAKRVVKIVDTCLKQVAYDPASGTIDIDRVATGITKSSRDMTRILRETIKILAEGAGSAKIDNVIDTMVSQHKYGKDEVEKLLDKLKRSGDIISPRNDTVKLL
- a CDS encoding 2-isopropylmalate synthase, with amino-acid sequence MKNDDSTVSTGYQSDRVYIFDTTLRDGEQSPGATMTLQEKVRLARQLELLGVDIIEAGFPAASPGDFEAVRAVSETVTNCQVAGLCRAVAADIDRAWEALKHAANPRIHVFLATSPIHMEHKLRKTPDQVLEMAEKAVRHAASLTKNVEFSAEDASRSELPFLAKVVETVIDAGATTVNIPDTVGYIQPGEYANIIRYLAENVKNINKAVISVHCHDDLGLAVANSLAAVKAGARQIECTINGIGERAGNTAMDEAVMNLNVRSDYYQCNCGIITEQLYPTARTLSHIIGMPIPANKAIVGANAFAHESGIHQDGVLKCRETYEIMDAASIGKTGNDMVLGKHSGRHAIKAKVEELGYTLNDDQITIVSDAVKKLADIKKEIFSEDVEAIVLEEIFRMPDKFKLKYLQVHAGNGPIPPNASVIMEVNGEDKQLHNFGVGPIDAVFNTIGTISGCKPDLEQFSVNAITGGTDAQGEVTVRLRRNNYTAIGRGADPDILVAAGKAYVNALNRLAKKVEENHA